CCAGAACTTCTCCGATGAACGCATCGACGGATACGCGGCGCTGCGTTCCTACGCGGCGATCGGAGACGGACGCACAGTGGCCCTCGTCGCCAGGGACGGTTCCGTGGACTGGTATCCAACGCCGGACCTCGATTCCGTCCCCTCCTTCGCAGCCCTGCTGGACAACGGGAACGGCGGCCGGATTGTGTTGTGCCCGGTGGAGGATTTCTCCGTGGAACGGGCTTACGTGGACGGCACCAATGTTCTGGCCACCACTTTCACCACCACTTCGGGCAGAGTGCGGGTCACGGATTCCCTGAATACCGGTGTGGCTGGGCGGCTGCCCTGGGGCGAACTGGCCCGCCGGACCGAAGGGCTGGAAGGAACAGTGGCAATGCAGTGGGCCGTGGAGCCGGGAAATTGTTTCGGCACCGCGTCCCCGTGGATGGAAAACAGTGCACACGGTCCGGTACTCCACGCACAACACGCCACCATCGGGGTGCGCGGCTTTCATCACGGCACCGAAGAGGTTTCCGACCGCAGCATTTCCGGCACCTTCACCACATCCCCGGGGTCGCGGCATTTGGTGGCTGTCGTATCCACCCATGACGAGCCGCTGGCGCTGCCGGACCCGGAAACGGTGGATGCCGGCGTCGACCGCACCATCACCAACTGGCAGAACTGGATGAAGGAATTCTCCTATGACGGGCCGTGGTCCGACGCGGTGCAGCGCAGCGCCTTGGCGTTGAAGCTGCTGATCCACAGCCCCTCCGGTGCGGTGGCTGCGGCGGCCACGACGTCGCTGCCGGAAAGCCTGGACGGCGGCAAGAACTGGGACTACCGCTATGCCTGGGTCCGTGACACCGCTTACACGCTCAACGCCCTGATCCGATTCGGGCTGCGGGAAGAGGTGCACGCCGCGGTTGCGGGCATGCTGAAGAGCATCCGCAGCCAAGGCGCCGAGCTGCAGGTCTTCACAGCGCTCAACGGGGAGAAGGCCCAGGATGCCGAGGAGTTGGATCTGCCCGGCTGGCGCGGCATCGGTCCCGTGGTGCGCGGCAACAATGCCGCCCGGCAGCTGCAAATGGGCGTTTTTGGCGATCTGTTCAACATTGTCCAGCTTTATGTGGACGCCGGGCACGTCCTGGACACCGGTACCGGGCGGCTGTTGGCTGATCTGGCCGATTTGGCGTG
This genomic interval from Arthrobacter citreus contains the following:
- a CDS encoding glycoside hydrolase family 15 protein, with the translated sequence MSEDSPTQNFSDERIDGYAALRSYAAIGDGRTVALVARDGSVDWYPTPDLDSVPSFAALLDNGNGGRIVLCPVEDFSVERAYVDGTNVLATTFTTTSGRVRVTDSLNTGVAGRLPWGELARRTEGLEGTVAMQWAVEPGNCFGTASPWMENSAHGPVLHAQHATIGVRGFHHGTEEVSDRSISGTFTTSPGSRHLVAVVSTHDEPLALPDPETVDAGVDRTITNWQNWMKEFSYDGPWSDAVQRSALALKLLIHSPSGAVAAAATTSLPESLDGGKNWDYRYAWVRDTAYTLNALIRFGLREEVHAAVAGMLKSIRSQGAELQVFTALNGEKAQDAEELDLPGWRGIGPVVRGNNAARQLQMGVFGDLFNIVQLYVDAGHVLDTGTGRLLADLADLACDTWQKRDAGMWELSEERHYTTSKLGCWHALSCASHLADLGQIPGPADRWRAEKERIAHWVRENCWSQERGSYVWYPGSDKLDASILLHAISGFDRSERMSSTLDALRGELGRGPLLYRYSGAEKEEGTFVACAFWLVSALVHVGRRDEAVELMDQLVPLANDVGLYTEMIAEEDHAFLGNFPQGLSHLALITAALTVHDAQEE